The Syntrophales bacterium DNA segment CTCCAAGCCCATACCTGAGGGCTGATATAGTAAAATACCCGGAGCCCATATTTTTTTGCCGCTTTTGCGAGGGAGAGGTTAAAGTCGGGATAGTCAACGAGGATGACGAGATCGGGATTTGTCTTCTTGAGGGATTCCTTTATTTGGCCCATTATCTTCAAAATGAACCTCAGTTTAAAAATGACCTCGGTCAGCCCGACAACGGCCATCTCGGCGGAGTCAGCCATCAGTTCGACTCCCGCTTCCTTAAGTCTTTTCCCTCCAATTCCGTAAAAACAAAGGGCAGGATCAATGCGGGACATCGCCTTTACCAGGTTGGCGCCGTGCAGATCCCCCGATGCCTCCCCCGCCACAATCATGATTCTCCGGGTGGTTGTTTCAGGATGCATGATTGATCACGTCGCTGATGTGGAGGATTTCTTCTTCCCTCAGTTCGGGAAACATGGGAAGGGAAAGAACTTCTGCCGCACATTGTTCACTGTTCAATAACTTCTCGTCAGCGGTTTTCCAGCGGGCAAAGGCCTCCTGGCGGTGTAAGGGAAGGGGATAATAGACGGCGGAAGAGATATCGTTGTCTGCCAGGGCTTTCATGATGAGGTCCCTTTTTTTCGAGCGGATGGTAAACTGGTGATATACATGCCTGCATCCCTCTCTTTCCATGGGCAGGATAACATCATCCCTTTTGATGGATTTCCTGTATCTCTCCGCATTCGATCGGCGCGCTTCGTTAAAGGCAGTTAGTCTCCTCAGCTTAACCCGAACCACGGCGGCTTGTATCTCGTCGAGACGGCTGTTATAGCCGGGGGCTTTATGGTAGTATTTGACCTCACTACCGTGATTCCGGAGGAGTTTGAGGTTGTGTGCCGTTTCTTCATCCTGGGCGATGACCATTCCGCCGTCGCCGTAGGCGGCCAAATTCTTGCTGGGGAAGAAACTGAAACAGCCGCAGTCACCAAAAGCGCCCACCGGTTTCCCATGATATAAAGCGCCGAACGCCTGGGCGCAGTCCTCGATGATTTTGAGGTGGTACTTCCGACAGAGGGCGACAAGGGGCTCCATATCCGCTGGGTGGCCGAAAAGGTGTACAGGGATGATGGCCTTCGTTTTTCCGGTGATCTTTTCCTCGATTTTTCCGGGATCAATATTAAATGTATCAGGGCGGATATCCACAAAGACAGGCCTTGCTTGCAGCAGGGATATGACCTCTGCCGTGGCCATGAAGGTAAAGGGGGTGGTGATGACCTCATCTCCATCCCCTATGCCGCACGCCCTAAGGGCGAGGAGCAGGGCATCTGTCCCGCTGGCCACTCCGATGGCGAAAGGAACCCCGTGGTAGGCGGCGACTTCCCTTTCCAGTTCCGAGACATTGGGCCCGAGGATAAACCGGCCATCGTTTAGGACATCAAGGATTGCCGTATCTATTTCGGTTTTCAGGATTTTGTACTGTCTTTGCAGATCTACCATGGGTATCACGGTCATAGTACCGGCTCCCCGGCGGTCTGTATCTCTTTGATGATACGGAGGGCCAGCTCGAGGGAGACCCTCCCCTCACTTCCGGAGACGGGGGGAGACGTCCTGTCTGTAACCGCTTTCAGGAAAGACCTGATTTCCTCTTCCAGGGGGTCCAGGGGTTTTACCTCCACCTGGTTGGGGGTGATCTTTACCTGTTCCCCCTCACTGTTTTTTCTGCCCAGGGAGACCAGTTCCCGCTTCCCGTAGTCCACGGCGTGATACCCCTCCCGCCCGAAGAAACGTATCTTCTGCATGACCTTGTTACTGATTCTGCTGGCGGTGATATTGGCCACACATCCGCTTGAAAAGACCAATCTGACGTTGGCAATATCCACCTTATCCGAGAGAACAGGAACGCCCACGGCATCTATATGCTTTATGGGTGATTTTACAAAATTCATGATGATGTCGAGGTCGTGAATCATCAAGTCGAGGATGACATCCACATCCGTTCCCCGCTCGAAAAAAGGATGCAGGCGGTGGGCCTCGATAAAGAGGGGCTCCCCCAGCACCGTTTTCAAGGCAACCACGGCCGGGTTGAACCGTTCCAGAAATCCGATCTGGAAGATCGTCTTTTTTTTCTCGGCAATTGTTATCAGTTCATCGGCTTGGCCGAGGGTTGTGGCGATCGGTTTTTCCAAGAGGACATCGGCCCCTGCCTCAAGAAAGTCCTTTGCTATAAGGTAATGGTACCCGGTGGGAACGGTAATGCTGACGGCATCTACTGTTCCGATAAGTTTCCTGTAATCAGTATATGCCTCACAGTTGTAAACTAGGGCGGCCTTTCGGGCACGCTCCTCCACGGTGTCCGCCACCGCAACTATTTCGGTATGCGGTAATTTTTGGTACTTTTGCAGGTGGTAGTTTCCCAGATGACCGATTCCCACCACACCAATTCTGACCTTACTCATCTTAATACCTGAATCTTCCCCCTTGTCTCTCTATCCTATCTTATGATTCCTCTTTCTGATTTTTGTATGAAATCAATAAAATGGCGGACCTCGGGCGTGTCCGCAACCTCGTTTTCGACCCTTTCTATCGCTACAGTAAGTAAAAGAGATGAACGGAATATAAGCCGGTAGGCCTCTTTCAAGGCCTTGATTGTTTCTTCTTTGAAACCTCTGCGTTTCATACCGATCAGGTTGAGGCCATAGGGCTTTGCGTGGTTGCCGGCAGCCATGATATATGGGGGGACGTCTTTAGCAACAGCGGAAGCGCCGCCGATAATACAATGGGCGCCGATACGGGTGAACTGATGGATACCCGTCAGGCCGCCGATGATGGCAAAGTCTTCTACATGGATATGGCCGGCGAGAGTGGCGGCATTGGCCATGACGATATGATTCCCCAATTTACAGTTATGGGCGACGTGGCAGTAAGCCATCAAAAGGTTATGATCCCCGATGATTGTCACCCCGATGTCGGCAGAGGTGGCCCGGTTGATGGTGACAAATTCCCTGATCGTATTGTGGTTTCCTATGATGAGACGTGTTTTTTCTCCCTTGAATTTTAAGTCCTGGGGAGCGCCGCCCAGGGAAGAGAACTGGAAGATGCGGCATTCCTCTCCGATATCGGTATGATCTTCCACCACCACGTGAGGTCCGATGATGGTGTTTTTCCCGATATGGACATCCGCGCCGATGATCGTATAGGGACCGACTTCAACCCCTTCTTCGAAGTGGGCATGGGGAGATACGATCGCCGTGGGATGAATGTTCATTTATCTTTTATCCTCTCCTCCAGTTTTTCCATTCGCTCCGCGAGTGAGATAATAGTCTTCCGCATTTCCGGAAGCCGGGGAATACAGGCTTGAGCCTTCAACCAGGTCCGGTGAGGTACATGTGGCGTGCCGGAGACAACCTGCCCCGGGAGAACATCTTCGTGGACCCCTGACTGCCCTACCACCACAACATGATCTCCGATACTGATATGACCGCCCAGCCCTGCCTGACCACCGATGATGCAACTTTTACCAAGTCTGGCGCTTCCTGCGATACCAACCTGGGCCACAATTACAGAATTTTCACCGATAACCACATTATGTCCAATCTGCACCAGATTGTCAATCTTTACACCCCTCTGGATCCATGTCTTGCTGAGTGTTCCACGATCTATCGTGGTGTTGGCTCCCACCTCGACGTCATCATCTATCTGAACAATGCCCACCTGAGGAATTTTCAGGTTTTCCTCTCCCGGCCTGGCAAAACCGAACCCGTCAGCCCCCACGACCACACCGGCATGGAGAATGACCCGCTTTCCAATAACACATCTCCGATAAACCGTAACGTTTGAATAGAGAACGGAGTCCTCGTCAATGACAGCATCACGGCCCACGAAGACACTGGGGTAGAGGACGACTCCCCGTTCAATCCTCGCTCCTGCCCCTACATAGACACCCGGGTAGATCGTGGCCTCCTTGGAGACAACGGCTCCTCCTTCAATAAAAGCGTTTTTGCTGACCCCGGCAGGTTCAGTCTCCTCGGGATAGAAGAGGGCTAAGGCCTGGCCGAGGGCGGCATACGGGTCGGGAACGATGAGGAGGTTCTTGCCTGTACTTTCTGTCCCCGGTGAGACCAGGATGGCAGAGGCATTGGTTGTTTCGAGTTTTTTGCGATATTGGGGATTTGCGATAAACGTCAGATCCCCCTCTCCGGCTTCATCAATCCCCTGGATACGCTCAATGACGACAAAACCGTTACCCACAACTTTCCCGTTTAAAAGTTCCGCCATCTCGTTTAGCGTCTTTCTCACCGGTAAATTTCCCCTCCTCAGGTATTCAGAAGTCAGAATTCAGAATTGCCCTGTGTAGGGGTACGGTGCACCGTGCCCCTACTTTTGTGGTTTATGGGTTTTGTTGAATTCTTCGATAACCTGTTTTGTTATGTCGTTTTCCTTGGCGAAGTAGGGGACCTGTATGGTGCCTATGTCAAGGATCAAAGTGTACTTTTCCTTCTCTCCGATAGCGGCCAATAACTTGAGTATTTCAGGAACCATTTTATTGGCAAGTTCCCGATCTTTTGCCTGGAGGTCTTCGTTGATATCCTTGACCAGAAGTTGATAGTCCCTAAACTTTTTCTGGTAGGCCGCTTCTTTTTCTTTCCTGGCGGTCTCAGTGAGGATTGAACTCTGTTTTTCAACCTCGTCCTTGAGTTTCTTCAACTCTGTTTCTCTTTCCTGGATAAGGATTCTGTCCTTTTCCAAGAGCTTTTTAAACTCCTCCGCTGCCTTCTTTCCAGCATCTGAATTAAGCATCACCTCTCTTATGTCAACAAATCCTATTTTTTCACCCGCCATAGCATGGAAACCGGGCAAGACCAGGACAGATACCAGGACCATCAATATACCTGAAATCGCTAAACCATATCTTTTCATAAAAACCTCCCCTCCTGTTAGTTATCAGCTATCAGCTATCAGTACTCAGAAGTTGTCTCTGATCCCTGACCCCTGTTCTACATAAACATTCCTATAGTGAATTCCCACCGGCTTGGTGGCTCCTTATCCTTTCTGTCGAGGACATAACCCCATTCGAGCCTCAAGGGACCAATAGGTGAATACCAGCGGATACCGGCACCGGCGGTCTTTCTCAAGTCACCTAAATGGTAACCGCTTTCCCAGGCATTGCCCGTATCGAAAAATACAACCCCTTTCATCCCGGCGCTCTTGATCAGAGGGAAGAGGAATTCTGCATTTACATTAAACATGGTTGTGCCACCGATGACATCGCCTGTCCAAGGGTCTTTCGGTCCCACTTCTCTCAAGCCTCTCAAGGAGTTAATCCCCCCCAGATAGAAGCGCT contains these protein-coding regions:
- a CDS encoding DegT/DnrJ/EryC1/StrS family aminotransferase produces the protein MTVIPMVDLQRQYKILKTEIDTAILDVLNDGRFILGPNVSELEREVAAYHGVPFAIGVASGTDALLLALRACGIGDGDEVITTPFTFMATAEVISLLQARPVFVDIRPDTFNIDPGKIEEKITGKTKAIIPVHLFGHPADMEPLVALCRKYHLKIIEDCAQAFGALYHGKPVGAFGDCGCFSFFPSKNLAAYGDGGMVIAQDEETAHNLKLLRNHGSEVKYYHKAPGYNSRLDEIQAAVVRVKLRRLTAFNEARRSNAERYRKSIKRDDVILPMEREGCRHVYHQFTIRSKKRDLIMKALADNDISSAVYYPLPLHRQEAFARWKTADEKLLNSEQCAAEVLSLPMFPELREEEILHISDVINHAS
- a CDS encoding Gfo/Idh/MocA family oxidoreductase, whose translation is MSKVRIGVVGIGHLGNYHLQKYQKLPHTEIVAVADTVEERARKAALVYNCEAYTDYRKLIGTVDAVSITVPTGYHYLIAKDFLEAGADVLLEKPIATTLGQADELITIAEKKKTIFQIGFLERFNPAVVALKTVLGEPLFIEAHRLHPFFERGTDVDVILDLMIHDLDIIMNFVKSPIKHIDAVGVPVLSDKVDIANVRLVFSSGCVANITASRISNKVMQKIRFFGREGYHAVDYGKRELVSLGRKNSEGEQVKITPNQVEVKPLDPLEEEIRSFLKAVTDRTSPPVSGSEGRVSLELALRIIKEIQTAGEPVL
- the lpxA gene encoding acyl-ACP--UDP-N-acetylglucosamine O-acyltransferase, whose translation is MNIHPTAIVSPHAHFEEGVEVGPYTIIGADVHIGKNTIIGPHVVVEDHTDIGEECRIFQFSSLGGAPQDLKFKGEKTRLIIGNHNTIREFVTINRATSADIGVTIIGDHNLLMAYCHVAHNCKLGNHIVMANAATLAGHIHVEDFAIIGGLTGIHQFTRIGAHCIIGGASAVAKDVPPYIMAAGNHAKPYGLNLIGMKRRGFKEETIKALKEAYRLIFRSSLLLTVAIERVENEVADTPEVRHFIDFIQKSERGIIR
- the lpxD gene encoding UDP-3-O-(3-hydroxymyristoyl)glucosamine N-acyltransferase, encoding MRKTLNEMAELLNGKVVGNGFVVIERIQGIDEAGEGDLTFIANPQYRKKLETTNASAILVSPGTESTGKNLLIVPDPYAALGQALALFYPEETEPAGVSKNAFIEGGAVVSKEATIYPGVYVGAGARIERGVVLYPSVFVGRDAVIDEDSVLYSNVTVYRRCVIGKRVILHAGVVVGADGFGFARPGEENLKIPQVGIVQIDDDVEVGANTTIDRGTLSKTWIQRGVKIDNLVQIGHNVVIGENSVIVAQVGIAGSARLGKSCIIGGQAGLGGHISIGDHVVVVGQSGVHEDVLPGQVVSGTPHVPHRTWLKAQACIPRLPEMRKTIISLAERMEKLEERIKDK
- a CDS encoding OmpH family outer membrane protein yields the protein MKRYGLAISGILMVLVSVLVLPGFHAMAGEKIGFVDIREVMLNSDAGKKAAEEFKKLLEKDRILIQERETELKKLKDEVEKQSSILTETARKEKEAAYQKKFRDYQLLVKDINEDLQAKDRELANKMVPEILKLLAAIGEKEKYTLILDIGTIQVPYFAKENDITKQVIEEFNKTHKPQK